The DNA segment CTCTGACCTCGTTAATGGTGGTTCACCTCCCTGCTCGTTGATGCTTTGTACACCCTTATCGGCGTTAGCAAGTGCGGAAATCATACTCTTCAGCTGTTTAAAACTATTCCCAGGATCAAACCAGATGGGGACCACACCCATTTTTTGAAAATCATCCTCCGCATTATTCAAAGCTTCAAAATCTAATATGGCCTTTGTACCTTCATATATACACGGTAGATTCATAAATGCAAAGAGGTGCTGCTGCTCCAGAGCAGGAGCCATTGTGTTAGTTCTCTGTGTTTGAACTAGTGCTTCGAGGATTTTAGGAAACGGGTCATCTCTACTGAAGCCTAAACCAATAAAAATTATCGTCTCATGAGCAAAAATGTCACGAAGAAAGTGCTCTAAATTGGTATCTTCATTATAATATCTTTCATATTCGGAAGAAGCAAGGGCAATATCTAACTGATCGGCCCTCTGCCCCTCGTCTATATAACCATGAATATGATAGATTCTATGCTTCTTTGGAGTCGCCCGATCTATATAGTCGCCATAGGCGTGTCTAGAAAGCGAAATCTCAAAACCCTGACCGGAAAAGCGTTCCATCAGGGCGCGGCCATAGTTTGTCGTTACGATGCTCTGAACTTTTAGACGCCCTATTTCTTCCATGACACGCTGGTTTATTGATTCCCACTGTTGATACTCTTTCAAGATGGCCTGTCTGTATTTCTTTATATCGACTGTGGCTCGTTCCGCGCGCGCTTGCTGAGATTCAGCCTTATCAATCGTTAGAGGTAGGCCGCAGAACTCAAGAATTG comes from the Deinococcus betulae genome and includes:
- a CDS encoding SIR2 family protein → MTGRQYQTISEIFEVSPKRIEALHKQYAQPTRPFLFIGSGVEVGVHAGWGKFIDAILEFCGLPLTIDKAESQQARAERATVDIKKYRQAILKEYQQWESINQRVMEEIGRLKVQSIVTTNYGRALMERFSGQGFEISLSRHAYGDYIDRATPKKHRIYHIHGYIDEGQRADQLDIALASSEYERYYNEDTNLEHFLRDIFAHETIIFIGLGFSRDDPFPKILEALVQTQRTNTMAPALEQQHLFAFMNLPCIYEGTKAILDFEALNNAEDDFQKMGVVPIWFDPGNSFKQLKSMISALANADKGVQSINEQGGEPPLTRSEQ